The following proteins are encoded in a genomic region of Methylovorus glucosotrophus:
- a CDS encoding sigma-54 interaction domain-containing protein — translation MRTQLWDYDLEDDEPTQPPKGAEHVITHPNPSSVSLSIRASALVFSDPKSQQLLRMIERVAKSDATALIIGETGTGKELIARQMHALSERKHAPFQAVNCGAFSETLVESELFGYERGAFTGASQSKIGWFESANGGTLFLDEIGDLPQSTQVKLLRVLQEREVVRVGARKAIPINVRLIAATNVDLEEAVRAGRFREDLYYRIKVVPINLPPLRERRGDILPLVEHFLNVYKERLQTAAPQLAPETIRVMLEYPWPGNIRELENVIHRALLVSNTNTLQPHDLNLPHSLLQREEHTTRPHHPAKPAKPSAGQSSEVSTYPLETVFYELFQESPDKLFDIVNNLLVSKAYDFCHHNQVHTARLLGISRNILRARLKELGLIE, via the coding sequence ATGCGAACTCAATTATGGGACTATGACCTGGAAGACGACGAGCCAACTCAGCCACCAAAAGGGGCCGAGCACGTCATCACGCACCCAAATCCATCCTCTGTCAGCTTGTCCATCCGGGCCAGCGCCCTGGTATTCAGCGACCCCAAATCGCAACAGCTGCTGAGAATGATAGAGCGCGTAGCCAAGAGCGATGCCACCGCATTGATTATTGGCGAAACCGGCACCGGCAAGGAACTGATTGCGCGCCAGATGCACGCGCTCAGCGAGCGCAAACATGCGCCTTTTCAGGCTGTTAATTGCGGCGCATTCTCTGAAACGCTGGTAGAAAGCGAATTATTCGGCTACGAACGCGGCGCCTTTACTGGTGCATCGCAGTCCAAAATCGGCTGGTTTGAATCCGCCAATGGCGGCACGCTGTTTCTGGATGAAATCGGCGACTTGCCACAATCCACCCAGGTGAAACTGCTGCGCGTATTGCAAGAGCGTGAAGTGGTGCGGGTAGGCGCGCGCAAGGCCATCCCGATTAATGTACGCCTGATTGCCGCCACCAATGTGGATTTGGAAGAAGCCGTGCGTGCCGGCCGCTTCCGCGAAGATCTTTACTATCGCATCAAGGTCGTGCCCATCAACCTGCCGCCATTGCGCGAGCGCCGTGGCGACATCCTGCCACTGGTGGAACACTTCCTGAATGTATACAAGGAAAGACTCCAGACTGCTGCGCCCCAACTGGCCCCGGAAACCATCCGCGTGATGCTCGAATACCCCTGGCCAGGCAATATCCGCGAGCTGGAAAACGTGATCCACCGCGCATTGCTGGTCTCGAACACCAACACGCTGCAACCGCACGACCTCAACCTGCCGCACTCCCTGCTGCAACGCGAGGAACACACGACCCGGCCGCATCATCCCGCAAAACCTGCCAAGCCCTCCGCTGGTCAGAGCAGCGAGGTTTCCACCTACCCACTGGAAACGGTGTTTTATGAGCTATTTCAGGAATCACCGGACAAGCTGTTCGACATCGTCAACAACCTGCTGGTGAGCAAAGCCTATGATTTTTGCCATCATAATCAGGTGCATACAGCGAGATTGCTTGGTATCAGCCGGAATATTCTGAGAGCGAGACTTAAGGAATTGGGGTTGATTGAGTAG
- a CDS encoding class II aldolase/adducin family protein has protein sequence MSVIAVEAKRELDDFVQSVLEESQLAFDVFRETGTITANGTVGFVERVPGQEQLVIVNYGGPFNKGKKLEALVVDFDGNVVIGKSGLGNTRYNKLFKQHADVTSISHVHSPYLGAWAQAHRPLPIRYVPVQRFNLIREIPIYIDRRQQEVDFILDQIRLNPHNTAILEANGGSTVWGKQGLRKLAEFILLLEEGALIQSLADSLGGSRDYGPGVLTQQWKMAKIYDQAKALGLVPANDSAPASLQAAG, from the coding sequence ATGAGCGTGATCGCTGTTGAAGCAAAAAGAGAGCTGGACGATTTTGTACAAAGCGTGCTGGAAGAGTCGCAACTGGCATTTGATGTGTTCCGCGAGACCGGAACCATCACGGCCAATGGCACGGTAGGTTTTGTCGAGCGTGTGCCAGGCCAGGAACAACTGGTGATCGTCAATTACGGTGGGCCTTTCAACAAGGGCAAAAAGCTGGAAGCGCTGGTGGTGGATTTTGATGGCAATGTCGTCATCGGCAAAAGCGGCCTGGGCAATACCCGTTACAACAAGCTGTTCAAGCAGCATGCGGATGTCACCTCGATTTCCCACGTGCATTCCCCTTATCTGGGCGCATGGGCGCAGGCACACCGGCCTTTGCCTATCCGTTACGTGCCGGTGCAGCGCTTTAACCTGATTCGTGAAATCCCGATCTATATCGACCGTCGTCAGCAGGAAGTCGATTTCATTCTGGATCAGATTCGCCTGAATCCCCACAACACCGCGATTCTGGAAGCCAATGGCGGTTCAACCGTCTGGGGCAAGCAAGGCCTGCGCAAGCTGGCCGAATTCATTCTGCTGCTGGAAGAGGGCGCATTGATCCAAAGCCTGGCGGATTCACTCGGCGGCTCGCGTGATTATGGTCCTGGTGTACTGACCCAGCAGTGGAAGATGGCCAAGATTTATGACCAGGCCAAGGCGCTGGGATTGGTGCCTGCCAACGACAGTGCACCTGCCAGTCTCCAGGCAGCAGGCTAA
- a CDS encoding ABC transporter substrate-binding protein, whose protein sequence is MSSTTAQAIDRLWFTRCPVPTATGLAHKLGWLESEFAADGIALFTLQDHRELARHHYDHQLPTLIREGGNLLAIAARAQGAPTRLIGLTWIDEWQTILVRPDSGITEPAHLKGLRLALPAFIEHPLHEHIRGSSIARGMSLHGYKGALKIAGLTLDDVQLVEVGSGQGGREDLGGLWAGIEQLAAGKVDAVYVKGASAVEAAQRQGVVVGINLDTYPDLQYRVNNGTPRPITVHEQLLQEHPELVARFLYQSLRASEWAKTNLEGVRKVLEGETRSGGIGVQQAYGDQFHLSLAPDLSEQRVHLFQQQKNFMLIHGLLDRDFDLDAWIDRGPLETAIGWLQTERKAA, encoded by the coding sequence GTGAGCTCAACCACTGCACAAGCCATAGACCGGCTCTGGTTCACCCGTTGCCCGGTGCCCACTGCCACCGGTCTCGCCCACAAGCTGGGCTGGCTGGAATCCGAGTTTGCCGCGGATGGCATTGCCCTTTTCACCTTGCAGGATCATCGTGAGCTGGCGCGTCATCATTACGATCACCAGCTGCCCACGCTGATTCGCGAGGGCGGCAATCTGTTGGCCATCGCAGCGCGGGCACAAGGGGCGCCTACACGCCTGATCGGCCTCACCTGGATTGATGAATGGCAAACCATTCTGGTACGGCCCGACTCTGGCATTACCGAGCCCGCTCATCTCAAGGGGCTGCGTCTGGCATTGCCCGCTTTCATAGAGCACCCTCTGCATGAACACATTCGCGGCAGCAGCATTGCGCGCGGCATGAGCCTGCATGGGTACAAGGGCGCCCTGAAAATCGCCGGACTGACGCTGGATGATGTGCAGCTGGTGGAAGTGGGCTCCGGACAAGGTGGCCGTGAGGATCTGGGCGGCTTGTGGGCCGGTATCGAGCAACTGGCGGCGGGCAAGGTGGATGCCGTGTATGTCAAAGGTGCCTCTGCAGTAGAGGCCGCACAGCGGCAGGGTGTGGTCGTTGGTATCAATCTGGATACCTACCCGGACCTGCAGTACCGCGTGAATAACGGCACGCCGCGCCCGATCACTGTCCATGAGCAACTGCTGCAGGAGCATCCAGAGCTGGTCGCGCGCTTTCTGTATCAATCCTTGCGCGCATCCGAGTGGGCAAAAACCAATCTGGAAGGGGTGCGCAAGGTGCTGGAAGGGGAGACGCGCTCTGGCGGTATCGGCGTTCAGCAAGCCTACGGGGATCAATTCCATCTGAGTCTGGCCCCCGATTTGTCCGAGCAGCGGGTGCATCTCTTCCAGCAGCAAAAGAACTTCATGTTGATCCATGGGCTACTGGATCGCGACTTTGATCTCGATGCCTGGATAGACCGAGGCCCGCTGGAGACCGCCATCGGCTGGCTGCAAACAGAGCGAAAAGCAGCCTGA
- a CDS encoding ABC transporter substrate-binding protein translates to MKVNVVYRLAILAASVAAFWAFVAQQAVAEEAPKVVRIAVVAYNLAGKTSYMGVDAVNNEGGLEQSLAKKGIKLEWVPASHSGVGPIINEAFANGTIDFAAYGDLPPIILNAAKPVVQLVAPWGSNGNSYLVVPANSTAKSILDLKGKRIALHRGRPWEATFASLAASQGLTLKDFKIVNVNPQVGAAALASGTVDGFFSLNDAYNLQDKGVGRIIWSTKTSLTDQKLRGGIWATNDFVNKYPEITQLVVNAYVKTSYWASQEANRDKYIKDYLSQVQPESVVRRDYESDAVPWKDRWSPVYDGVLTAHYQRLAAYAKSSGLIRNDVSVQQLLNPRFVNQALKDLGIEHYWVARSAPPPVNVAQARN, encoded by the coding sequence ATGAAAGTGAATGTGGTGTATCGCCTGGCGATACTGGCAGCAAGTGTGGCGGCATTCTGGGCGTTTGTCGCCCAGCAGGCCGTGGCAGAAGAAGCACCGAAGGTGGTGCGCATTGCCGTGGTGGCTTATAACCTGGCAGGCAAGACGTCCTACATGGGCGTGGATGCGGTCAACAATGAAGGCGGCCTTGAACAAAGCCTGGCCAAAAAAGGCATCAAACTGGAGTGGGTGCCAGCCTCGCACTCCGGGGTCGGTCCTATCATCAATGAAGCCTTTGCCAACGGCACCATTGATTTTGCCGCCTATGGCGATTTGCCACCGATTATCCTCAATGCGGCCAAGCCGGTTGTTCAACTGGTGGCGCCCTGGGGCAGCAATGGCAACTCCTATCTGGTGGTGCCTGCCAACTCCACGGCCAAGAGCATTCTTGATCTCAAGGGCAAACGCATTGCCTTGCATCGTGGCCGCCCATGGGAAGCCACCTTTGCCAGCCTTGCCGCTTCGCAAGGGCTGACCCTCAAGGATTTCAAGATTGTGAACGTCAATCCGCAAGTCGGCGCCGCTGCGCTTGCCAGCGGTACGGTAGATGGCTTTTTCAGCCTGAATGATGCCTACAACCTGCAGGATAAGGGCGTCGGTCGCATTATCTGGTCCACCAAGACCTCGCTCACGGATCAGAAGCTGCGTGGCGGTATCTGGGCGACCAACGATTTTGTGAACAAATACCCGGAAATTACCCAGCTGGTGGTGAATGCTTATGTCAAAACCAGCTATTGGGCATCGCAGGAAGCCAATCGCGATAAATACATCAAGGACTACCTGAGCCAGGTGCAGCCGGAGTCGGTGGTTCGCCGAGATTACGAAAGCGATGCCGTGCCATGGAAAGATCGCTGGTCGCCCGTGTATGACGGCGTTCTCACCGCCCATTATCAACGCCTGGCTGCCTACGCCAAAAGCTCGGGCTTGATCCGCAATGATGTCAGTGTCCAGCAACTGCTGAACCCGCGTTTTGTGAATCAGGCACTCAAGGATCTGGGGATAGAGCACTATTGGGTGGCGCGCTCTGCGCCGCCTCCGGTGAATGTGGCTCAAGCCAGGAACTAG
- a CDS encoding ABC transporter ATP-binding protein, translated as MAVTRAVIDFRRSEEPKDEAEQQPASYALQLDHVSKSYLLHGEPLKVLDDIQLDIRSGEFVSIVGASGCGKSTLLRLITGLDAQYQGNIVYQGQRISGTSLDRSIVFQEHRLFPWLTVEENILLAFSATNVSQEERHARVKAQIATVGLTGFEKAYPHQISGGMSQRVAIARALVLRPQLLLLDEPFGALDVLTRMKLQHELQRLWEQEGLTTVLVTHDVEEAVFLGDRIVVMTSHPGRIKRIVPVKLPRPRIRSASEFQRIRDDVLSDFI; from the coding sequence ATGGCAGTGACAAGGGCAGTAATCGATTTCAGGCGGAGTGAAGAGCCAAAAGATGAGGCAGAGCAGCAGCCTGCGTCGTATGCGCTACAGCTGGATCATGTATCCAAAAGCTACCTCCTGCATGGCGAGCCGCTCAAGGTGCTGGATGATATCCAGCTGGATATCCGTTCTGGCGAGTTTGTCTCCATCGTCGGCGCCAGTGGTTGCGGCAAATCCACGCTGCTGCGCCTGATTACCGGCCTGGATGCGCAGTACCAGGGCAATATCGTGTATCAGGGCCAGCGTATCTCCGGTACGTCGCTCGATCGCAGCATTGTGTTTCAGGAGCATCGCCTGTTCCCCTGGCTGACCGTGGAAGAAAACATTCTGCTGGCGTTTTCGGCGACCAATGTTTCGCAGGAAGAGCGCCATGCCCGCGTCAAGGCGCAGATTGCCACCGTGGGGCTGACCGGCTTCGAGAAAGCCTATCCCCACCAGATTTCAGGCGGCATGTCACAACGTGTTGCCATCGCCCGCGCGTTGGTGTTGCGGCCCCAGCTCTTGTTGCTAGATGAGCCATTTGGCGCGCTGGACGTGCTGACCCGCATGAAGCTGCAACACGAACTGCAGCGCCTGTGGGAGCAAGAAGGATTAACTACGGTGCTGGTCACCCATGATGTGGAAGAAGCCGTGTTCCTGGGCGACCGCATTGTGGTGATGACATCACACCCTGGCCGTATAAAACGCATTGTCCCGGTGAAGCTGCCACGTCCGCGCATACGCTCGGCGAGCGAGTTTCAACGCATACGCGATGATGTATTGAGCGATTTTATTTGA
- a CDS encoding energy transducer TonB — protein MSSLSNSQPSYPSGYTKLGALPDIEENLSVLKDAVARAVSDGGERFGLYRNRALEQLESSSKWMTQRNSGIVALVVIAHIVGISAYLESQRVPPKPPAPKEVVIEFIKPAPKIEPEKKIEPPPPPPPPKVERKPQPAKPVQALKTAPAEPDIKPSDMTVQENTTVQHTPEPVQAVPMPPPAPPAPKEEPLTEAVGYAGYLNNPPPEYPAFAQRQGWEGKVILRVRVLASGKPGAVEVKQSSGRKTLDEAALEVVKNWVFAPAKRGSTPVDGWATVPIEFRLAK, from the coding sequence ATGTCTAGTCTTTCGAATTCTCAGCCGAGTTACCCGTCAGGTTACACAAAGCTCGGCGCGTTGCCGGACATAGAAGAAAATTTATCGGTTCTTAAAGACGCTGTGGCGCGTGCCGTCTCGGATGGCGGCGAGCGTTTCGGGCTCTACCGCAATCGTGCCCTGGAGCAGCTGGAAAGCTCAAGCAAGTGGATGACACAACGCAACAGCGGCATCGTGGCGCTGGTGGTGATTGCGCACATTGTCGGTATTTCGGCCTATCTGGAATCACAACGCGTGCCGCCAAAGCCGCCTGCCCCCAAAGAGGTCGTGATCGAATTTATCAAGCCAGCGCCCAAGATTGAGCCTGAAAAGAAAATCGAGCCGCCACCTCCGCCACCGCCACCCAAGGTCGAGCGCAAACCGCAGCCCGCCAAGCCAGTTCAGGCATTGAAGACGGCGCCTGCTGAGCCGGATATCAAACCCAGCGACATGACCGTGCAGGAAAACACCACGGTGCAGCATACACCTGAGCCTGTGCAGGCCGTGCCTATGCCACCGCCTGCACCACCCGCGCCCAAGGAAGAGCCACTGACCGAGGCCGTGGGCTATGCCGGTTATCTGAACAATCCGCCACCTGAGTATCCCGCGTTTGCCCAGCGTCAAGGCTGGGAGGGCAAGGTCATTCTGCGTGTGCGCGTATTGGCAAGCGGCAAGCCGGGTGCTGTGGAGGTGAAGCAATCCAGCGGTCGCAAGACACTGGATGAAGCGGCCCTCGAAGTCGTCAAAAACTGGGTATTTGCCCCCGCCAAGCGCGGTAGCACCCCGGTGGATGGTTGGGCCACCGTGCCTATCGAATTCCGGCTGGCCAAGTAA
- a CDS encoding MotA/TolQ/ExbB proton channel family protein has translation MAISSSTSLIVDSVLWTLVAFSVVTWTLLAVKGVQNFRAGYQNKRYKKAFWAAPDLLSAAEINDFKGPAARVAQAGFNALRDADTPRQHDLEHSGERQDLLERSLRQQILKERRSLESGLAILASIGSTSPFVGLFGTVWGIMHALTDIGRLGTASLEVVAGPIGEALVATGLGIAVAVPAVLAYNFFTRRLKLASGDLDDFAADLINLSRKVSFRNSNKPDVASSVVNIKKEAFA, from the coding sequence ATGGCAATCAGTTCATCAACCTCCCTCATCGTCGATAGTGTGCTTTGGACACTGGTCGCATTTTCTGTGGTCACTTGGACGCTGCTGGCGGTGAAAGGCGTACAGAATTTCCGCGCCGGCTATCAGAACAAACGTTACAAGAAGGCATTCTGGGCGGCGCCGGATTTACTCTCCGCGGCGGAAATCAACGACTTCAAAGGCCCAGCTGCCCGCGTGGCACAGGCAGGTTTCAATGCCCTGCGCGATGCCGATACCCCAAGGCAGCATGACCTGGAGCACAGCGGCGAGCGTCAGGACTTGCTGGAGCGGTCCTTGCGCCAGCAGATCCTGAAAGAGCGTCGCAGCCTGGAAAGCGGTCTGGCCATCCTCGCCAGCATTGGCAGCACCTCACCGTTCGTCGGCCTGTTTGGCACGGTGTGGGGCATCATGCACGCGCTGACCGATATCGGTCGTCTTGGCACCGCCAGCCTGGAAGTGGTGGCCGGCCCTATCGGTGAAGCACTGGTTGCTACGGGCCTGGGTATTGCGGTCGCCGTGCCTGCCGTGCTGGCCTATAACTTCTTTACCCGCCGCCTGAAGCTTGCAAGTGGCGATCTGGATGATTTCGCCGCTGACCTCATCAACCTGTCACGCAAGGTATCGTTCCGCAACAGCAACAAGCCCGACGTGGCATCGTCCGTGGTCAATATCAAGAAAGAGGCATTCGCATAA
- a CDS encoding ExbD/TolR family protein translates to MAFSTSNDADEVLSEINITPLVDVMLVLLVAFIVTIPVLNNAITVNLPKTAPTQPAEQKKAVSLSVDAQGKVFIDKRELAVADVERELKALHAADPDLSLHLSSDESVNYGTVAKVMAAIERAGITRLAVLTNAE, encoded by the coding sequence ATGGCATTCTCTACAAGTAACGACGCCGATGAGGTATTGAGCGAAATCAACATCACACCGCTGGTGGATGTGATGCTGGTGTTGCTGGTGGCTTTTATCGTCACCATTCCCGTGCTGAATAACGCGATTACGGTCAATCTGCCGAAAACCGCGCCGACCCAGCCTGCCGAGCAGAAAAAAGCCGTGAGCCTGAGTGTGGATGCCCAGGGCAAGGTGTTTATCGACAAGCGCGAGCTGGCGGTGGCTGATGTCGAGCGCGAGCTGAAAGCATTGCACGCTGCCGACCCAGACCTGAGCTTGCACCTGAGCTCGGACGAGTCGGTGAATTACGGCACGGTGGCCAAGGTCATGGCCGCGATTGAGCGGGCAGGCATTACCCGGCTTGCTGTATTAACCAACGCAGAATAG
- a CDS encoding ABC transporter permease: MSIGIRAAIGLNRVAGRVHYRKLKLAAFVSPVLLVLLWGWVSHLQLISPQLLASPLEVASTFQELLASGELQEHLSKSLSRLAFGYSLGASAGLLFGILMALSKNVGALCAPLFHGIRQIPTIALIPIFILLLGVDESFKIAIVIKASFFTVALAAYEATRGVSVNYLEVARVYKLPWTTLYGKVIIPAIFPPVLTGLRIAFARSWTVLVAAELLVADSGLGQMMQMGRDMFRLDIVLVGVVLTGVIGFCIDRSFKWGEAHLVRWRVA; the protein is encoded by the coding sequence ATGAGTATCGGTATTCGGGCCGCCATTGGCCTTAATCGTGTGGCCGGGCGCGTGCATTATCGCAAGCTCAAGCTGGCAGCGTTTGTATCGCCCGTCCTGCTGGTGCTGCTATGGGGCTGGGTCAGTCACCTGCAGCTCATTTCCCCGCAGCTGCTGGCATCGCCACTGGAAGTCGCCAGTACCTTTCAGGAGCTGCTGGCATCCGGTGAGTTGCAGGAGCATCTCAGCAAAAGCCTGTCGCGGTTGGCTTTTGGTTACAGCCTGGGGGCATCGGCCGGGCTGCTGTTTGGCATCCTGATGGCCTTGTCCAAAAACGTGGGGGCGCTGTGCGCTCCGCTGTTTCATGGCATACGCCAGATTCCCACCATCGCGCTGATCCCGATTTTCATCCTGCTGCTAGGGGTGGATGAAAGCTTCAAGATTGCCATTGTCATCAAGGCCTCGTTCTTCACGGTGGCACTGGCTGCCTATGAAGCTACCCGTGGTGTCTCTGTTAACTACCTGGAAGTGGCGCGGGTATACAAGCTGCCCTGGACCACACTCTATGGCAAAGTCATTATCCCGGCGATTTTCCCGCCGGTGCTGACGGGGTTGCGCATTGCGTTTGCCCGCTCATGGACCGTGCTGGTGGCGGCCGAGCTGCTGGTGGCGGATAGTGGCCTTGGGCAGATGATGCAGATGGGGCGCGATATGTTCCGCCTGGATATTGTGCTGGTCGGCGTCGTGCTGACAGGCGTGATCGGTTTTTGCATAGATCGCAGTTTTAAATGGGGCGAAGCCCATCTGGTGCGCTGGCGCGTCGCCTGA
- a CDS encoding ABC transporter permease → MRSISSLFSRIGLGRRAVGLILPILLLLGWQYMSTRGASFAYAFSSLSQMQEALRELIASGDLQVNLAASLQRALTGLAIGGSFGLVLGVSMASSRIVDTSVGPLYHILRQVPLMGLVPVFSLWLGNGDTAKLFIVCLSAFFPLVLATYESLRQVDGKFLEVGNVLRLSRVQQFRHILLPAALPNIFTGVSFALAMAWLSTIGSEILFNAGAGLGNLMMNAEMASRMDILVVVTILIGVVGYLLTFVLYRITAHLFRWRKVANE, encoded by the coding sequence ATGCGTTCAATTTCTTCTTTGTTTTCCCGGATAGGCCTGGGCCGTCGCGCGGTCGGCCTTATCCTGCCAATACTGCTGCTCCTGGGCTGGCAATATATGTCCACTCGCGGCGCCTCGTTTGCCTATGCTTTTTCGTCGCTGTCGCAAATGCAGGAAGCCCTGCGGGAGCTGATCGCCAGTGGTGACCTGCAGGTCAATCTGGCGGCGAGTTTGCAGCGGGCGCTGACCGGGCTCGCCATCGGTGGTTCGTTTGGCCTGGTGCTGGGGGTTTCCATGGCCAGTTCCCGCATCGTCGATACCTCGGTGGGGCCGCTTTACCATATCCTGCGTCAGGTGCCACTGATGGGGCTGGTGCCGGTATTCAGCCTGTGGCTGGGCAATGGCGATACCGCCAAGCTGTTTATCGTGTGCCTGTCGGCGTTTTTCCCGCTGGTGCTGGCCACTTATGAAAGCCTGCGCCAAGTGGATGGCAAATTTCTAGAAGTGGGTAATGTGCTCAGGTTGAGCCGAGTCCAGCAGTTCCGGCATATCCTGCTGCCCGCTGCTTTGCCCAATATTTTTACCGGCGTTTCGTTCGCGTTGGCCATGGCATGGCTGTCTACTATCGGCAGCGAGATTCTGTTCAATGCCGGGGCTGGACTGGGCAATCTGATGATGAATGCCGAAATGGCCTCGCGCATGGATATCTTGGTGGTCGTGACCATACTGATCGGCGTGGTCGGTTATCTGCTGACTTTTGTGCTGTATCGCATCACAGCCCATCTTTTCCGCTGGCGCAAAGTCGCTAACGAGTAA
- a CDS encoding ABC transporter substrate-binding protein: protein MTHTTEFTYTRSPVPTPLGLAIQLGLLEREFAGDIALRSLIESDKPSDLVSHFDHRLPNLFRQGGNTPAIWAKANGSDTRVIGISWTDEYQAIITLPGSGIRTAHDLKDRKVGIPIHQIASDYNRAAALRAFYVALEQAGLGLRDIEVVELPDSAYITVNDIDRPGGWGHARHGYVNEVYALVRGEVDAIYVKDVRGAEITHLLGAHIVFDLGFHPDPYIRISNCAPRPLTVNADTIAQHPDVVERFLRQVVTAGLWAKKNREESLRLIGHETGWSEAWLDKVLGPDFHQNLVITLNQQAIDGLTIAKQFLLEHHFIEQDIDIAVWIDPLPLERAHDNVRRIA from the coding sequence ATGACACACACCACCGAGTTTACCTACACCCGCTCCCCTGTTCCGACGCCATTGGGGTTGGCGATACAACTGGGCCTGCTGGAGCGGGAATTTGCCGGGGATATTGCTCTTCGTTCCCTGATCGAGTCAGACAAACCCTCTGACCTGGTCTCGCACTTTGACCACCGGCTGCCCAATCTCTTTCGGCAGGGCGGCAATACCCCCGCCATCTGGGCCAAGGCCAATGGCAGCGACACCCGGGTGATCGGCATCAGCTGGACTGACGAATATCAGGCCATCATCACGCTGCCCGGTTCCGGCATACGCACGGCGCATGATCTCAAGGACCGCAAGGTTGGTATTCCCATCCACCAGATCGCCAGCGACTACAACCGCGCTGCCGCGCTGCGGGCTTTTTATGTGGCGCTGGAACAGGCGGGTCTCGGTCTGCGCGATATTGAAGTGGTTGAGCTGCCCGATTCGGCTTATATCACCGTGAATGATATTGATCGGCCCGGTGGCTGGGGCCATGCGCGACACGGCTATGTCAACGAGGTGTATGCCCTGGTGCGCGGCGAAGTGGATGCGATTTACGTCAAGGACGTGCGCGGCGCCGAAATCACCCATCTGCTGGGCGCGCATATTGTGTTCGACCTCGGCTTTCATCCTGACCCGTATATTCGCATCAGCAACTGTGCGCCGCGGCCCCTCACCGTCAATGCCGACACCATTGCCCAGCATCCGGATGTGGTGGAGCGTTTTTTACGGCAAGTCGTGACTGCCGGCCTGTGGGCAAAAAAGAACCGCGAAGAAAGCCTGCGCCTGATCGGCCATGAAACCGGCTGGTCGGAAGCCTGGCTTGATAAAGTACTGGGGCCTGACTTTCACCAGAATCTGGTGATCACGCTGAACCAGCAAGCCATCGACGGCCTCACCATCGCCAAGCAGTTCCTGCTGGAGCATCACTTCATCGAACAGGATATCGACATCGCTGTCTGGATTGACCCCCTGCCGCTGGAGCGGGCGCATGACAATGTACGAAGGATTGCCTGA
- a CDS encoding peroxiredoxin yields MASLKLGDTAPDFTQDSSIGPISFHEWLGDSWGILFSHPADYTPVCTTELGATAKLADEFKKRNVKVLALSVDPVASHHGWIKDINETQGTTVNFPILADADRKVSTLYDLIHPNASATTTVRSVFVIDPHKKVRLTITYPASTGRNFDEILRVIDSLQLTEYHSVATPANWKDGEDVVIVPSLTDPDILKAKFPKGFKTVRPYLRLTPQPNK; encoded by the coding sequence ATGGCTTCTCTCAAATTGGGCGACACCGCCCCCGACTTTACCCAGGATTCCAGCATCGGCCCCATCTCATTCCACGAATGGCTGGGCGACAGCTGGGGTATTCTCTTTTCGCACCCGGCCGATTACACGCCAGTGTGCACCACCGAACTCGGTGCCACCGCCAAGCTCGCCGACGAATTCAAAAAGCGCAATGTCAAAGTGCTCGCGCTTTCCGTTGACCCGGTAGCGTCTCACCATGGCTGGATCAAGGACATCAACGAAACCCAGGGCACCACGGTCAACTTCCCTATCCTGGCCGACGCCGATCGCAAGGTCTCTACCCTGTACGACCTGATCCACCCCAATGCCAGCGCCACCACCACCGTGCGCTCGGTATTCGTTATCGACCCGCACAAAAAGGTCCGCCTCACCATCACCTACCCCGCCAGCACGGGCCGCAACTTTGATGAAATCCTGCGCGTGATCGATTCGCTGCAACTGACCGAATACCACAGCGTGGCAACCCCCGCTAACTGGAAAGACGGCGAAGACGTCGTGATCGTGCCTTCGCTCACCGATCCGGATATCCTCAAAGCCAAGTTCCCCAAAGGTTTCAAAACCGTCAGACCTTATCTGCGCCTGACACCACAGCCCAACAAGTAA